In Malus sylvestris chromosome 15, drMalSylv7.2, whole genome shotgun sequence, a single genomic region encodes these proteins:
- the LOC126602986 gene encoding uncharacterized protein LOC126602986 codes for MAAATPLIEKQDWSYGSAPPFVGKLIGSAPPAYIHTRRSKSIDLASYDPELERTLRKLQRKIKPKRASVSLPPSSPLHLSSEEEEEPQEGMANNRTLRELATPNTDQQPLCITYPNADGGFELKSDMIHYLPKFHGFSTEDANKHLMEFHVVCSGIRPANVDEEQVKLRAFPFTLEVKAKEWLYNLPPGSMNTWNQVKQAFLEQYFLAIKAASIRKDICAIRQQHGEPFGDYYERFTHLAASCSNHQISEHLLIQYFYKGLCGTDRVMLDAASGGAFMDKTPTNAKALLKNIAGNTRQFGGRDELPLKKVNEVSANSSIELQLANLTNLVQHVMVAPKQVCGVCSMMGHATDMCPSLIDQGGLKQANALGGFQGQQRQKYDPYSNNYNAGWRDHPHLKWNNQDNGQQSVPNNYNRPLGFFQARPQAPFQSQQQQALSKSLEDLIASLANSTQSHQQKIDKAIENLERQMSQLASLMGQQHQPGRLPSQTVMNPNAEQMNVVTLRSGKEVFKQSRMQKRTRKDTIEQGELQTKNLEQDEASTETEKSPKDTELNKKDFDKLELLAYRIYAVGSKLKF; via the exons atggcggccgccactcccctcATCGAAAAACAGGACTGGAGCTATGGGTCAGCCCCACCCTTTGTCGGAAAACTCATTGGTTCAGCTCCCCCTGCG TATATACATACTCGAAGGTCCAAGAGCATTGATTTAGCTTCGTACGATCCTGAGCTTGAACGAAcacttcgaaagcttcagagAAAAATCAAGCCGAAGCGTGCATCGGTGTCCTTACCACCATCTTCTCCACTACATTTGAGTtctgaagaggaggaagaaccaCAAGAAGGCATGGCTAATAACCGTACTTTGAGGGAGTTGGCAACGCCGAATACGGATCAACAACCATTGTGCATCACCTATCCAAATGCAGACGGAGGATTTGAGCTAAAGTCCGACATGATTCACTACTTGCCTAAGTTCCATGGCTTCTCAACAGAGGatgccaacaagcatctcatggAGTTTCACGTGGTATGCTCGGGAATAAGACCAGCAAATGTGGATGAGGAACAAGTCAAGTTGAGGGCATTCCCATTTACATTAGAAGTCAAGGCAAAGGAGTGGCTTTACAATTTACCTCCGGGATCAATGAACACATGGAACCAGGTGAAGCAAGCATTTTTGGAGCAATATTTTCTGGCCATAAAAGCTGCAAGCATAAGGAAGGACATATGTGCAATCCGACAACAACATGGAGAACCCTTTGGAGATTACTATGAGCGATTCACACATTTGGCTGCATCTTGTTCTAATCATCAAATTTCAGAGCATCttttaatacaatatttttataaaGGATTGTGTGGTACTGATCGTGTAATGCTTGATGCAGCAAGTGGAGGAGCATTCATGGACAAGACACCAACTAATGCTAAGGCATTGCTAAAGAACATTGCTGGCAACACACGACAATTTGGAGGGAGAGATGAGCTACCTCTTAAGAAAGTTAACGAGGTAAGTGCTAACTCTAGTATTGAATTACAATTAGCTAACTTGACTAATCTTGTGCAACATGTTATGGTGGCTCCAAAACAGGTGTGCGGTGTATGTTCAATGATGGGACATGCCACGGACATGTGCCCTTCGTTGATAGATCAAGGTGGTCTTAAGCAAGCTAATGCGTTAGGAGGATTTCAAGGGCAACAAAGGCAAAAGTatgatccatattccaacaACTATAACGCAGGATGGCGTGATCATCCACACTTAAAGTGGAACAATCAAGACAATGGACAACAATCTGTTCCCAACAACTATAACCGTCCACTTGGCTTCTTTCAAGCAAGACCGCAAGCACCATTTCAGTCTCAACAACAACAAGCTCTAAGTAAGTCTCTTGAGGATTTAATTGCTTCTCTAGCTAACTCTACTCAATCTCATCAACAGAAAATAGACAAAGCAATTGAAAACCTTGAGCGCCAAATGAGTCAGTTAGCAAGTTTGATGGGGCAACAACACCAACCAGGAAGGTTGCCTAGCCAAACCGTGATGAATCCAAATGCGGAGCAGATGAATGTTGTGActttaaggagtggaaaagaagtttttaAGCAGTCGAGGATGCAAAAGAGGACTAGAAAAGACACAATTGAACAAGGGGAGCTACAAACCAAGAATCTTGAGCAAGATGAGGCTTCAACAGAAACTGAAAAGTCTCCTAAAGATACAGAATTGAACAAAAAAGATTTTGATAAG TTGGAATTGTTGGCGTATCGGATCTACGCCGTCGGGTCGAAACTCAAATTCTAG
- the LOC126601692 gene encoding flavonol synthase/flavanone 3-hydroxylase-like, with the protein MHAHERVQDIASISKDEIPAEFIRSKNEQPGITTVHGTTLECPTIDFSIQDDEKILNQIVEASRDWGMYQIVNHDIPNEAIKKLQEVGRIFFELPQEEKEVYAKPPDSKSVEGYGTRLQKELEGKKGWVDHLFHRVWPPAAINYQFWPKNPPSYREASEEYVNHLHKVVDKLFKMLSLGLGIEGHELKKAAGGDDLVYLLKINYYPPCPRPDLALGVVAHTDMSALTILVPNDVQGLQACRDDHWYDVKYIPNALVIHIGDQMEIMSNGRYKSVLHRTTVNKEKARLSWPVFMEPPQEHVVGPLSQLVNDENPPKYKSKKFGEYCYCKLNKIPQ; encoded by the exons ATGCATGCGCATGAGAGAGTGCAAGACATTGCTTCAATATCCAAGGACGAAATCCCGGCGGAGTTCATTAGGTCAAAGAATGAGCAACCAGGAATCACAACCGTACATGGGACAACCCTGGAGTGCCCTACCATTGATTTTAGCATCCAGGACGATGAAAAGATCCTCAACCAAATTGTCGAGGCGAGCCGTGACTGGGGCATGTACCAGATTGTGAACCATGACATTCCCAATGAGGCCATAAAAAAGTTGCAAGAGGTGGGGAGGATATTTTTTGAGCTTCCACAAGAGGAAAAGGAGGTTTACGCTAAACCTCCAGATTCCAAGTCTGTGGAAGGGTACGGAACACGGCTTCAGAAGGAACTGGAAGGCAAGAAAGGGTGGGTGGACCATTTATTTCATAGGGTTTGGCCTCCTGCTGCCATTAACTACCAGTTCTGGCCTAAAAATCCTCCTTCTTACAG GGAGGCCAGTGAGGAGTATGTGAATCATCTCCACAAGGTGGTGGACAAGTTGTTCAAGATGCTATCTTTAGGGTTGGGGATTGAAGGACACGAGTTAAAGAAGGCTGCTGGTGGGGATGACTTGGTTTACcttctaaaaataaattattaccCCCCATGTCCCCGCCCTGACCTTGCTCTTGGGGTTGTGGCTCATACTGACATGTCAGCACTCACCATTCTTGTTCCCAACGATGTTCAAGGCCTCCAAGCATGCAGGGATGACCATTGGTACGATGTTAAGTACATCCCTAATGCCCTTGTCATCCACATTGGTGATCAAATGGAG ATAATGAGCAATGGAAGGTACAAAAGTGTGCTGCATAGAACGACGGTGAATAAAGAGAAAGCAAGACTCTCGTGGCCAGTTTTCATGGAGCCTCCACAGGAGCACGTAGTAGGGCCTCTCTCACAGCTTGTGAACGACGAGAATCCACCTAAGTACAAGTCCAAGAAGTTTGGCGAGTATTGTTACTGCAAGCTCAACAAGATTCCACAGTAA